The genome window GAGTAGGTTGCACCCTGAAAAGGGGTTTGgtagaaacatttttttacgTTCCTTCATGTGAGGTAACAAAGTCTTGCTTTTGGTACCGAAAATAATTGTTTAAGCACTAGTATCGAAACGTTTCCAACGACAACCATTATAGTGCTTTATCCAAAAAGAATCATTTCTCACAGTTCCTTTCTCACTCTAAGCTAACATCCACTTAGTGAGCAATAAACCACACCTTGAAGTTCTCTACAGCCGGCATCACTCAGGCGCAGTTGAAAGTTCTGAAAAACGAATATGTTGTAAACCTTTACACACAGACGATGATGAAAAtttcacatgaaaacattgTACCTAGTCAAATACAAGATGATTTCACGAATATGGAAAATTCCCTGAGATTTATGCAAAAGAGGAGATTCTCAAACTCATGTGGACCCAAAAGAAGACAATGGTATGTACTACACTCATTCTTATTCATTATAAACACACCTGACAGTATTTTTTCACATACGTTAGAGGAAACATGAGTGGTGATATGAGGCACTGTTTGACTCATCACAGTACAATTAATCTCAATTTGCTTAACCAGCACACTGTGCACACTGTACCTACTGTTCAGTGACTCACAATCTTTCAAAGGAAAAGCTGACTGATGAGCACACTGACACATACAGGCTGTTTCAACAACCGGTTAGCGGAAAATAACCAAAGAAACTTTTTATGGCTTTTATCACccgatgtgatgatgatgacgatctGCGTGCATTTGACAGTAACAGTTTCAATAACGTTTGCATTATGAATCTCTGATACAGTTCATCAGCATTGTTGCTCAACTTAGGTAAATTCAAAATTAAACAATTTAATCTTCAAGCATTtcattcacagaaaaatgagtGCAGAGTGAAATAGAGTGCAATGTCAACTTTTACATCAACTTCACAAAATATCGAATATAAGTATGTGTGGagaggtttatttattttcttcaaaatgaaCCATTTAAATGGTTAGCGATGTCAAGACTTTGCTTAccaaaagaaaactaaaaacagaaTTTCACAGACCTTATGCTGTGGTgattattctttttaaaatcttctttttaaaaaaaaataaaaaaatcttttgtgggattattttttatttctttttacttgATAATACAGCAGGTCAAAAAGTATCATGAGAGAGAGTAGTGGAAAGATGTGTACCAGTTCTATAGTTTACATTTCCGGTTTACAGGATATTTGAATGTCAAATTCATGAACTTTGAATACATTCCATGAAAATGCAAAGCTGGTTTTGTAGAAAGACAATGAGAGAACCAGAAACATCACACATGATGGTATTCCACTGAATAAATAATACTGAATATAGCCTTCAGTTGGGTACTTGTCCGAAATTCATCTTAACTTGAGGGCGGAGGATCTCTGACTTTTGGATTAACCACAAACACCCACGCAGTCGTAGTTCCTCCAACACTATAAAATGGACCCTGATTCTGCTGTCAAACTGTCTTCAACAGAAGCCACGAAATgcacatcatcatcagcatggTGAGTATTCTCTATAACAATATACTATGAAGTGTAAGATGATACAATCCAGCAAAGACAGATGATTATTAGTGATGCTTTAGAAGatattggataaaaaaaatatatggaaATTAATCATCAGGCAGATGAGATTTTTTAACGTTTCATGTTAATTCTCAAGCAACATGAAGAAATACCTCAAACAGAATGTCTTTGAGTGAATTGAGAAAtgtttgttgctttttactTCATTGGAAATAGATCTAAAGCAAAATGGACTGAAACTGTACTGCTCCAAATCAGGGACTTTATTATTGCTTTACTGCTGAAGCCACATTGTTTCCTCAGATTCTTTAAGTGAAATCACTTTGTCACTTTGAATTTACACTTTGCAGCACTGTCTACTTCTTTTTAACCCATAAAGACgtacaaataaaaaatcttTGCAGTGGAACAAGACAAATTTAGACTTTACTCTGGTTGTGATTCAATCAGGTAGTTCTCAAAAAGGAATGTTTTGGTCTTTGCACTGTAAAATTGGACAAAGtgactttacaaaaaaaaagatgaagaaaccAATTGCCTCAAAATGACCAAGTAAAGCGGACTAAGAATTCGAAgttgttaaaactttttttgCTCGAACAACTTAAATTCAATAGTTTACTTTACTTGGAGATTCTGAGGTAATCGGTTTCCTGATTTTGTTAAAGTAAAgtcaactttaaaaatgtacagtgaACACTGGGTCCACATTGGTGCCCCCATGTTTGACAGAATGTTgtgaaagtgccctctttgaTGCCCTTCAGGTGTCCTTTCTGCATGCTGGTGCCTCACAGCATACAGCTGGTGCCTCCTTATATTTTTTCATCCCTGTCCCTCAAACACCATGAGTCCGCCACTGTCCACTTTGCCTGGTAATTCTGACAAGTTTTAAAGTAAAGTCATCTTTTTAAAGGTATAGTGTTTGTGGCAGCATCAGTTAAGAGAGACACCTGATGCCTGCTGCAGAAATAATCAATTACAGTAATCAAGACCTTGACAATTTCCAgtcttttgaaaacattttatgtcTCCAGCTTCATTCTATCACTGtaatattcttgtttttttatatttggttGTGGTATCAGCATCCTGTATCCTTCTTGAAAGTAATAATCACTCAACCGGTGACAGTAGTGCTGTAGGCTATCACAACACTGAGCAGTGGTAAAGTCAGTGGTAACAGCTAGCAGTAAAACAATAATCACTGTGCTCTCCTCAGATTCTCTCACCGCTGCTCGTCCTGCTCTCCGCTGTCCTCTGCGGTGCCTCAGCGCAAGGCTCCGTTCCCACATATGAGCGCCGCGACCCGCTCACGGGGGCAACCCTCACCTGCGACAAGTGTCCGCCCGGCACACACATGGCCGCGCACTGCACGGCAACCACGCCTACCAGATGTGAGCTGTGCCAAACCGAACATTTCACCGAGTTCTGGAACTACCTGCCAAGGTGTCTGTATTGCAGCAACGTCTGCGTTGACAACCAGGTGGTGGAGAGGGAGTGCACAGTGACAGCCAACAGGGTGTGCCGGTGTGTGGACGGCTTCTACGGGGCCGACGACTTCTGTATCAGACACAAAGAGTGCGCGCCCGGGAGCGGTGTTGTGACAAAAGGTATTTAACGGGGGAAAGAAAGTTTCTACTTTTAGCCTCCTTGTTTTCTTatttgttagattttttttattattatcttaattTCAGTTTTCATCAATCAGGCAACATTTTACAAGAGTAGCAACCATAAAAACCACTGAATTGAAGGGGAAATCTGAGATACGCGCGATAATCTGGGGTCTAACGGTATTTAGAAAACAATATAATGACACCAGATGCATTTCTTTTCTATAGGTACGTCACAAACGGACACTGTTTGTGAACAGTGTACCGAGGGCTCCTTCTCCAACGCAACTTCTGCGCTGGAGGCGTGCGTAAATCACCAGGTATGCCCGAGCGGACAGATCGCGCTCCTCTCCGGCTCCATCTACCACGACACAGTGTGCGGCACCTGCCGGGATCTTGAGCGTGGAGGTGTGTACTTTGTGTAGTTAACTTTTAACACTCACTTCTAACAGTTATGGCAGCAGGTCAACACAGTTTGGATTTCAATCTCAGGCTGTTCCTTTCCTCTCAGGTGAGACGTCCACGGACTTCTACTCAGGGCTCTTCAGTATGCACAGGATGCGCGTGACAAAACTGAGGAAATTTGTCACCAGGTGAGCACGCAAGCTGCGATCCCCTCAGCAGATCACTTTACCTCTCTCTTTACTGTCTTCCACGTGTGAACTCCTCCCACCACCTCTCCAGTACATGCTAACAAACCATCGTCTCCCTCCAACAGGTACATTTACAAGTCAGGAGAGGCGAGGCGCGTCAGGGACACATCTGTCCCCAGACAGAGAGGTCTTCTCATGGATGAAATCAGAGGGTGGCTGGCCGAGGCTTCACGGGACCAGCTGAAGAGACTGCCAGAGATGCTGAGGGCCACACAGCTCACTGCCATGGCAGATAAACTAGACAAGAGGCTGGAAGAGATTAGGCAGGGTGGAAACTGTAGTTCAGTGTAACACTGATGTTCTCAAACGACTGACGGAGTCTCATATGTAGTTTAGAATAACACATTGGCCTACCTCTTTCTCTCATTTGGCATTTTTGCCCATTTGAAAACAAGTagttgaaccttttttttttatcattttgtctGTTAACCAAGAGTGTCTGTAAGGTTGAAGGGATGTTTCATAGAAATACTATCATTTATGTTGCTGAGAAACGTTCATATTGATCTGAATACAAAGTGAAAGCTGTCTTCAACAATATGTTGGAAACTATACTGCCTTCAGacttgtttgtgtattttaagtCCGACCAGTTTTGTTtataagaaaggaaaaagaacaaaTTGTGCAAATTTGGGAGAAATTTTACGAATAACCGTAAAATatggaattaaaaaaatgccATTGTCACACAGAAACTCAGGTTCGGAAAGTAATCTTAGACTCAATTGAATGTTATCATATACATGTATGACGTAGTTTGAAATTTTGTGATGTCAAACTGAAAACTTTTACATGT of Sparus aurata chromosome 17, fSpaAur1.1, whole genome shotgun sequence contains these proteins:
- the LOC115567209 gene encoding tumor necrosis factor receptor superfamily member 6B-like codes for the protein MHIIISMILSPLLVLLSAVLCGASAQGSVPTYERRDPLTGATLTCDKCPPGTHMAAHCTATTPTRCELCQTEHFTEFWNYLPRCLYCSNVCVDNQVVERECTVTANRVCRCVDGFYGADDFCIRHKECAPGSGVVTKGTSQTDTVCEQCTEGSFSNATSALEACVNHQVCPSGQIALLSGSIYHDTVCGTCRDLERGGETSTDFYSGLFSMHRMRVTKLRKFVTRYIYKSGEARRVRDTSVPRQRGLLMDEIRGWLAEASRDQLKRLPEMLRATQLTAMADKLDKRLEEIRQGGNCSSV